In Microcoleus sp. FACHB-831, one genomic interval encodes:
- a CDS encoding HAMP domain-containing sensor histidine kinase, with product MTKVGLRSRLFFSHLLVMIVGVGSFAIISKVYSPRFFVQHLEQLEGTGFRILYARTYLVRGFETAWNRSTFWSVVVGGTTATLLSYWVSKRIMQPLTQMERSTRRLAAGKLDERLPASEIPEINRLANSFNRMAASLEGVEQRRRELISDLTHELRTPLTIVRGYLEEMADGSIDPSPEIYQQLTKETKRLERLVNDLQELSKAEAGYLPINLQPANLRPLLESLVEKFADQLLEDGPVIRLDCPPQLPLVLADIDRVEQVIVNLLGNAVRYTANGSIIVRVWSEANRLWIAVADTGGGIAPEDLPHVFERFFRADKSRSRNSGGTGIGLAISRRLVELQGGKIEVESQLGKGSTFRFYLPLA from the coding sequence GTGACTAAGGTAGGCTTGCGATCGCGGTTGTTTTTTTCCCACTTACTCGTCATGATCGTGGGAGTAGGCAGCTTTGCCATCATTAGCAAAGTCTATTCCCCCCGCTTTTTTGTACAGCACCTCGAACAACTAGAAGGAACTGGCTTCAGAATCCTCTATGCCCGCACCTACCTAGTTCGCGGGTTTGAAACAGCCTGGAATCGCAGCACTTTCTGGTCTGTCGTCGTCGGTGGAACAACAGCAACCCTATTGAGTTACTGGGTGTCTAAGCGGATTATGCAGCCCTTGACCCAGATGGAACGCAGTACCCGTAGATTGGCGGCTGGTAAACTAGATGAGCGACTACCTGCGAGTGAAATTCCAGAAATCAATCGGCTGGCAAATAGTTTCAACCGCATGGCTGCTAGTCTCGAAGGCGTAGAACAGCGGCGCAGAGAATTAATTAGCGACCTCACCCACGAACTGCGGACGCCTTTAACTATAGTTCGCGGTTACTTAGAAGAAATGGCAGATGGAAGTATCGATCCGTCTCCAGAAATTTATCAGCAATTGACGAAAGAAACAAAGCGGCTAGAGCGATTAGTCAACGATTTGCAAGAACTTTCTAAGGCTGAAGCTGGATATTTGCCCATTAATCTCCAGCCAGCAAATTTACGACCTTTGTTAGAATCCTTGGTGGAAAAATTTGCCGATCAGTTGCTCGAAGATGGCCCTGTTATAAGATTAGATTGTCCGCCACAGTTGCCTTTAGTATTAGCCGATATCGATCGGGTAGAGCAGGTTATTGTGAATCTGCTGGGGAATGCGGTGCGATATACGGCAAATGGTTCAATTATCGTGCGAGTTTGGAGCGAAGCTAATAGATTGTGGATTGCTGTCGCTGACACGGGTGGGGGAATTGCACCGGAGGATTTGCCCCATGTATTTGAGCGGTTTTTTAGAGCTGATAAATCGCGATCGCGCAATTCTGGAGGAACTGGAATCGGGTTAGCAATCTCGCGTCGATTAGTTGAACTGCAAGGCGGTAAAATTGAGGTGGAAAGTCAGCTAGGTAAGGGCAGCACTTTTCGTTTTTACCTTCCTTTAGCTTAA
- a CDS encoding HhoA/HhoB/HtrA family serine endopeptidase, with product MENQQRDKDNTLKTSKQGFSWQKPATYLSLLFLGAGANFAGGYIASQQQVTAQTPVNQPSVQSKLPITAETSFVTAVVDNVGPAVVRINSSRTVKTEIPDAFNDPSFRRFFGSEMPQMPENRVERGSGSGFIINASGQIITNAHVVDGADTVTVVLKDGRSFQGKVMGTDPVTDVAVVKIEASNLPVVAIGNSDQIKPGEWAIAIGNPLGLDNTVTAGIISATGRSSNQVGVPDKRVQFIQTDAAINPGNSGGPLLNQRGEVIGVNTAIIRGAQGLGFSIPINTAQRIATQLISKGKVDHAFLGIQMVTLTPDLRKELNSDPNLGVSVNEDRGVLIVKVVRDSPAARAGVRAGDVIQKINGQTVPDNNTVQQMVEKSQVGSELQMELRRNGQTINLAVRPGVFPTEVR from the coding sequence ATGGAAAATCAACAGCGCGACAAAGACAATACCTTAAAAACTTCCAAGCAAGGTTTTTCGTGGCAAAAACCAGCCACCTATCTATCCCTCCTCTTCCTGGGGGCAGGTGCTAACTTTGCAGGTGGCTATATAGCGTCACAACAGCAAGTAACCGCGCAGACGCCTGTTAATCAGCCATCTGTTCAATCCAAACTGCCGATAACGGCAGAAACCAGTTTTGTCACCGCTGTGGTTGATAATGTGGGGCCAGCGGTCGTGCGGATTAACTCGTCGCGAACCGTAAAAACCGAGATCCCAGATGCGTTTAATGACCCCTCCTTCCGCCGCTTCTTTGGTTCGGAAATGCCCCAGATGCCAGAAAATCGAGTGGAACGGGGTAGCGGTTCCGGCTTCATTATCAACGCCAGCGGTCAAATTATCACAAATGCCCATGTAGTCGATGGCGCGGATACAGTAACCGTAGTGCTGAAAGATGGTCGCAGCTTTCAGGGTAAAGTGATGGGAACCGATCCGGTTACGGATGTTGCTGTCGTCAAAATTGAGGCTAGCAATCTACCAGTTGTTGCTATAGGAAATTCGGATCAAATTAAGCCGGGAGAATGGGCGATCGCTATCGGCAACCCTTTAGGGCTTGATAATACAGTAACAGCCGGAATCATTAGCGCAACAGGTCGTTCTAGCAATCAAGTTGGCGTCCCTGATAAGCGAGTCCAGTTTATTCAAACTGATGCTGCGATTAATCCCGGTAACTCTGGCGGGCCGCTGCTAAATCAACGCGGCGAAGTGATTGGTGTCAATACAGCCATCATTCGAGGCGCACAAGGATTAGGCTTTTCTATTCCCATCAATACTGCCCAACGCATTGCCACTCAGCTAATAAGTAAAGGCAAGGTGGATCATGCTTTCTTAGGGATTCAGATGGTGACGCTGACGCCCGATCTGAGAAAAGAACTCAACAGCGATCCTAATCTCGGTGTGAGTGTCAATGAAGATCGAGGTGTATTAATCGTCAAAGTCGTAAGAGATTCCCCAGCAGCTAGAGCAGGGGTACGTGCGGGCGACGTTATCCAAAAAATTAACGGTCAAACTGTCCCCGACAATAACACGGTTCAACAGATGGTAGAAAAGAGCCAGGTGGGCAGCGAACTACAGATGGAATTGCGCCGCAACGGGCAGACTATTAACTTAGCAGTGCGTCCGGGTGTTTTTCCTACTGAAGTGCGTTAG
- a CDS encoding prephenate/arogenate dehydrogenase — MNIGIVGLGLIGGSLGLDLRSQGYQVLGVSRREDTCHMAIETGVVDDASSELKLLAVADVVFICTPIAAIAPTIKQLIPHLSPDAIITDVGSVKTPIVESVAPLWHNFVGGHPMSGTAESGLSAAQRNLFAGNPYVLTPIETTPLKAVEQVEQIARSLQAKIYHCRPLDHDRAVSLISHLPVMVSAGLIAACTSEGDPAVLELAQNLASSGFRDTSRVGGGNPELGVMMARYNRQELLRSLHRYRYQLDELIAQIEQEDWNALEQQLQNNREARSHFSSCKG, encoded by the coding sequence ATGAATATAGGTATTGTAGGGTTGGGACTGATTGGCGGTTCGCTAGGATTGGACTTGCGATCGCAGGGCTACCAAGTCTTAGGAGTCAGCCGTAGAGAGGATACTTGTCATATGGCGATTGAGACTGGCGTCGTAGATGATGCCAGTTCTGAGCTGAAGCTTCTAGCTGTTGCTGATGTGGTATTTATTTGCACCCCAATTGCCGCGATCGCTCCCACAATCAAGCAATTAATTCCTCATCTTTCTCCTGACGCCATCATAACCGATGTGGGATCGGTTAAAACGCCGATTGTGGAGTCTGTTGCCCCTTTATGGCATAACTTTGTCGGGGGACACCCAATGTCTGGTACTGCCGAAAGTGGATTATCAGCCGCCCAACGTAACTTGTTTGCTGGCAATCCTTACGTGCTGACACCGATAGAGACAACGCCGTTAAAAGCAGTCGAACAGGTTGAGCAAATCGCGCGATCGCTACAAGCAAAAATTTATCATTGCCGCCCCCTCGACCACGATCGCGCCGTCTCTTTGATTTCGCATCTGCCAGTTATGGTCAGCGCTGGGTTAATTGCTGCCTGCACGAGTGAGGGAGATCCCGCCGTGCTAGAGTTAGCGCAAAACCTCGCTAGTTCAGGCTTTAGGGATACCAGTCGCGTTGGAGGTGGTAATCCAGAGCTGGGCGTGATGATGGCGCGGTACAATCGCCAAGAACTGCTGCGATCGCTTCACAGATATCGCTATCAACTCGATGAACTGATTGCCCAAATTGAGCAAGAAGATTGGAATGCCCTAGAACAACAGTTGCAAAATAACCGCGAAGCGCGATCGCACTTCTCTAGTTGTAAAGGGTGA
- a CDS encoding pentapeptide repeat-containing protein, translating into MNVEELLSKYALGARNFAAVELSEANLSGVNLSGINLSGANLSVANLSGVNLSGANLTGAKLNVARLSGSNLTKAILNGANLNVANLIRADMGKAQLVQAALIRAELIRAELSGANLKGANLSGSDLREATLRQANLSRASLNEANLRGAFLTGANLEQANLNGTDLSRTDLTGANLRECELRQANLSRANLSGADLSGANLRWADLSGANLRWADLSEAKLSGANLIGADLSNANLLNASLVHADLTQARLIKADWIGADLTGAVLTGAKLYAVSRFGLKTEGMTCEWIDLSPDGDRSQIYRLSTEDSRKFFNGSLPTVKILVDAPLDLEANLALIATYHEIAKQYPPITHPPSIEVGVRRTVITFPIGSNDQLFTIAYVAILPFSDALATHRNIIGLVHTLQSQSIEELGLKDPKRIKQLTAALNQTITLAGTLDLKKLIPGLKETANFFQSPTQTVLTNSNDQSLNVYHHASFGKRLMNQANLLAGPANISPKAPESPLPPVGIVVDFIKEFDPVDKASSD; encoded by the coding sequence ATGAACGTCGAGGAACTCTTATCAAAATATGCACTTGGAGCCAGAAACTTTGCCGCCGTCGAACTCAGCGAGGCTAACTTGAGTGGCGTCAACCTAAGTGGCATCAATTTGAGTGGAGCTAACTTAAGTGTGGCTAACCTCAGCGGTGTCAATTTGAGTGGAGCTAATTTGACTGGCGCGAAACTTAATGTCGCCAGACTCAGTGGCTCCAATCTCACCAAAGCCATCTTAAATGGAGCCAACTTAAATGTCGCCAACTTAATTCGGGCGGATATGGGGAAAGCACAACTTGTTCAGGCAGCACTAATTCGTGCAGAGCTAATTCGTGCCGAACTGAGCGGTGCTAATCTTAAGGGCGCTAACCTTAGCGGTTCTGATTTGAGAGAGGCTACCCTCCGGCAAGCCAATCTCAGCCGCGCTAGCTTGAATGAAGCTAACCTGCGGGGAGCATTCCTGACTGGGGCAAATTTAGAGCAAGCTAATTTAAATGGTACAGATCTCAGCAGAACAGATTTAACTGGTGCCAACCTTAGAGAATGCGAACTCAGGCAAGCAAATCTCAGTCGTGCCAATCTTAGCGGTGCAGACTTGAGCGGGGCAAATTTGCGTTGGGCGGACTTGAGCGGGGCAAATTTGCGCTGGGCAGACTTAAGCGAGGCGAAATTAAGTGGAGCTAATTTAATAGGAGCAGACTTAAGCAACGCTAATTTACTTAATGCGAGTTTGGTTCACGCCGATCTTACACAGGCGCGATTGATTAAGGCCGATTGGATTGGCGCTGATTTGACTGGCGCGGTTTTGACGGGTGCCAAACTTTATGCAGTGTCGCGGTTTGGTTTGAAAACCGAAGGCATGACCTGCGAGTGGATTGACCTGAGTCCGGATGGCGATCGCAGCCAGATTTATCGCCTCAGTACCGAAGACTCCCGTAAGTTTTTTAATGGTTCGCTACCCACTGTCAAGATTCTCGTTGACGCGCCGTTGGATCTAGAGGCTAATTTGGCTTTAATTGCCACTTATCATGAGATTGCCAAACAATATCCACCAATCACCCACCCACCAAGTATCGAAGTAGGCGTTAGAAGAACTGTTATTACCTTTCCGATTGGCAGCAACGATCAATTGTTTACAATTGCTTACGTGGCTATTCTTCCTTTTAGCGATGCCCTTGCCACGCACCGAAATATCATCGGTCTGGTACATACTCTACAATCGCAAAGTATAGAAGAATTGGGTCTTAAAGATCCAAAGCGGATCAAGCAATTAACAGCGGCGCTGAATCAAACAATTACTCTGGCTGGCACTCTTGACCTAAAGAAGCTTATTCCTGGACTGAAAGAAACAGCAAATTTCTTTCAATCTCCCACTCAAACAGTATTAACAAATTCCAACGATCAAAGCTTGAATGTATATCATCATGCCTCTTTTGGCAAGAGGTTGATGAATCAAGCTAATTTACTTGCTGGGCCTGCAAACATTTCACCTAAAGCACCAGAATCACCCTTACCTCCTGTAGGTATAGTCGTTGATTTCATCAAAGAATTCGATCCTGTGGATAAAGCCAGCAGCGATTAG